From the genome of Paraburkholderia aromaticivorans, one region includes:
- a CDS encoding pyridoxal phosphate-dependent aminotransferase, which produces MSESDLSVPSTPNARDAVRALRPSQIREVANAGFGVDDVLPFWFGESDRVTPAFIRDAASASLAAGATFYTHNLGIAPLRAALAGYVSKLHGATSPEHIAVTSAGVNALMLAAQLVVGAGDRVVAVTPLWPNLVEIPKILGAHVETVALDYGEHGWQLDLQHLLAALTSDTKMLLINSPNNPTGWVMSRDEQRAVLAHCRRHGIWIVADEVYERLYYAEADQGTAGATSITAPSFLDLAARDERVICVNSFSKAWLMTGWRLGWIVAPTSLMDDLGKLVEYNTSCAPAFVQHAGIAAIEQGEAFTQELVLELKASRDHLVRALCAVPGVDVKAPPGAMYLFFSMPGASHSLELCKAMVREVGLGVAPGSAFGPQGEGFVRWCYACDTARLDAGVERLKRFLAHHAPAR; this is translated from the coding sequence ATGAGCGAATCGGATCTGTCTGTGCCATCTACCCCCAACGCGCGCGACGCCGTGCGCGCCCTGCGTCCTTCGCAGATCCGTGAAGTCGCCAACGCCGGTTTCGGCGTCGACGACGTCCTGCCGTTCTGGTTCGGCGAGTCCGACCGCGTCACGCCGGCCTTTATCCGCGACGCCGCTAGCGCTTCGCTGGCCGCGGGCGCGACGTTCTACACGCACAACCTGGGCATCGCACCGCTGCGCGCCGCGTTGGCGGGCTATGTCAGCAAGCTTCACGGCGCGACGTCGCCCGAGCACATCGCGGTCACGAGCGCCGGCGTCAATGCGCTGATGCTCGCGGCACAACTCGTGGTGGGCGCGGGCGACCGCGTCGTCGCGGTCACGCCGCTCTGGCCGAACCTCGTCGAGATTCCGAAGATTCTCGGCGCGCACGTGGAAACCGTCGCACTGGACTACGGAGAGCACGGCTGGCAGCTGGACCTCCAGCACTTGCTGGCGGCGCTGACGTCCGACACGAAAATGCTGCTGATCAATTCGCCCAACAACCCGACCGGCTGGGTGATGAGTCGCGACGAGCAGCGCGCCGTGCTGGCGCATTGCCGGCGCCACGGTATCTGGATCGTGGCGGACGAGGTCTACGAGCGCCTCTATTACGCCGAAGCCGATCAGGGCACGGCGGGCGCGACCTCGATCACCGCACCGTCATTCCTCGATCTGGCCGCGCGCGACGAACGCGTGATCTGCGTGAATTCCTTTTCGAAGGCGTGGTTGATGACAGGCTGGCGGCTCGGCTGGATCGTCGCGCCCACCTCGCTGATGGACGATCTCGGCAAGCTCGTCGAGTACAACACCTCGTGCGCGCCGGCGTTCGTTCAGCACGCGGGCATCGCGGCCATCGAGCAGGGTGAAGCCTTTACACAGGAATTGGTGCTGGAGTTGAAGGCGTCGCGCGACCATCTGGTGCGCGCGCTCTGCGCCGTGCCCGGAGTCGACGTCAAGGCGCCGCCCGGCGCGATGTATCTGTTTTTCTCGATGCCGGGCGCCTCGCACAGTCTGGAGTTATGCAAGGCGATGGTCCGTGAGGTGGGACTCGGCGTAGCGCCGGGCAGCGCTTTCGGTCCGCAAGGCGAGGGCTTCGTGCGCTGGTGCTATGCCTGCGACACGGCGCGGCTGGACGC
- a CDS encoding LysR family transcriptional regulator: MNVTLRQLRVFIEVARLQSFSRAGDEIGLTQSAVSRCVRELEGEIGLKLIDRTTREVQLTDVGGNLVSSVSRLLSDLDDALREIREIGEQRRGRVVVAASPTVACRLMPRVVAACGEQFPYIVLGLRDDVQSDVVRKVKSGEVDFGVIIGPFTADDLLSEPLMTDSFCLVMRNDHPLTSRERVAWTDLEGQQLVMLDYASGSRPIIDAVMQEYGVSAAVVQELGHSATVFGLVEAGIGVSVLPWLALPLPAGASLVARPLVPRAERTVELVRRRDRSLSPAAEAVWGLIHQLPGRAEDLS, encoded by the coding sequence ATGAATGTCACGCTACGCCAGCTCAGGGTTTTCATCGAGGTGGCCCGTCTGCAGAGTTTCAGCCGGGCCGGCGATGAGATCGGCCTGACGCAGTCGGCGGTTAGCCGCTGCGTGCGCGAACTGGAGGGCGAGATCGGCCTGAAGCTGATCGACCGCACCACCCGGGAGGTGCAACTGACGGATGTCGGCGGCAACCTCGTGTCGAGCGTGTCGCGTCTGTTATCGGATCTGGACGACGCGCTGCGCGAGATCCGCGAAATCGGCGAGCAGCGCCGCGGGCGCGTGGTGGTGGCCGCCAGCCCGACAGTGGCGTGCCGGCTCATGCCGCGCGTGGTGGCCGCGTGCGGGGAGCAGTTTCCCTACATCGTGCTGGGTTTGCGCGACGACGTGCAGAGCGACGTGGTGCGCAAGGTGAAGTCGGGCGAGGTCGACTTCGGCGTGATCATCGGCCCGTTCACCGCCGACGATCTGCTCAGCGAGCCACTGATGACGGATTCATTCTGCCTCGTTATGCGTAACGATCACCCGTTGACGTCACGGGAAAGGGTGGCGTGGACGGATCTGGAAGGCCAGCAGCTCGTGATGCTCGATTACGCGTCGGGTAGCCGGCCGATCATCGATGCAGTGATGCAGGAATACGGCGTAAGCGCCGCGGTGGTGCAGGAGCTGGGGCATTCCGCGACCGTTTTTGGGCTGGTCGAGGCAGGCATCGGCGTGAGCGTGCTGCCGTGGCTGGCATTGCCGCTGCCGGCGGGCGCCTCGCTGGTGGCCCGGCCGCTCGTGCCGCGCGCGGAGCGCACGGTCGAACTGGTGCGGCGGCGCGACCGCTCGCTCTCGCCGGCAGCGGAGGCGGTGTGGGGATTGATTCACCAACTGCCGGGGCGAGCGGAGGATTTGAGTTAA
- a CDS encoding YdcF family protein: MILFILLALFFAAIVLWKRARRPLAIGTLALFWLLAAGWLTAPLLLLAQPRWRTDAPARFAPRTAIIMLGGGTIYNDDHVLVPPHDVLTRITASAENYAACKRTAATCHVIVSGGNPQRHRATEADTYLPYLLRQQVPRADIVLENSSRTTYENARNVSAILDGSRYDSLILVTSAYQMPRALLDFHRFGLAPQPMISNARRARLGVLPRYDNLVTAEIALHELIGIAQFHVYRAIGWF; this comes from the coding sequence TTGATTCTATTCATTTTATTAGCGCTTTTTTTTGCAGCAATCGTGCTATGGAAGCGCGCCAGGCGCCCGCTTGCCATCGGTACGCTCGCCTTGTTCTGGCTGCTCGCCGCCGGCTGGCTCACCGCCCCTTTGCTACTTCTGGCGCAACCGCGCTGGCGGACCGATGCGCCCGCCCGGTTCGCGCCGCGCACCGCGATCATCATGCTCGGCGGCGGCACGATCTACAACGACGACCACGTACTCGTGCCGCCGCACGACGTGCTCACACGCATCACGGCGAGCGCGGAGAATTACGCCGCCTGCAAACGCACGGCGGCCACCTGCCATGTGATCGTGAGCGGCGGCAATCCGCAGCGGCACCGCGCGACCGAAGCCGACACCTACTTGCCTTATCTGTTGCGCCAGCAGGTCCCGCGCGCGGACATCGTGCTGGAAAACAGCAGCCGCACGACCTATGAAAACGCGCGCAACGTCTCCGCCATTCTGGACGGCTCACGTTACGACTCGCTGATCCTCGTCACCTCCGCCTACCAGATGCCGCGAGCGCTGCTCGACTTCCATCGCTTCGGCCTCGCGCCGCAACCGATGATTTCGAATGCGCGGCGAGCACGTCTAGGTGTACTGCCGCGCTATGACAACCTGGTGACAGCGGAAATCGCATTGCATGAACTGATTGGAATCGCACAATTTCATGTCTATCGCGCCATCGGGTGGTTCTAG
- a CDS encoding putative quinol monooxygenase — protein sequence MSEIAVVAISVAKPGYEEPLREALEGLVGPTRKEQGALQYDLHRDVEEPRRFVFVERWESQQALAAHARSAHIAAYREAVADWVEHAEIRVVSKIA from the coding sequence ATGTCGGAAATCGCGGTCGTCGCAATCTCGGTGGCGAAGCCGGGCTATGAAGAGCCACTGCGCGAGGCGCTCGAAGGTCTGGTCGGGCCGACGCGCAAGGAGCAGGGAGCGCTTCAATACGATTTGCACCGCGACGTCGAGGAGCCGCGCCGGTTCGTGTTTGTCGAGCGTTGGGAAAGCCAGCAGGCGCTGGCGGCGCATGCGCGATCCGCGCACATCGCGGCTTATCGGGAAGCGGTGGCGGATTGGGTGGAGCACGCTGAAATTCGCGTCGTGTCGAAGATCGCCTGA